In Cottoperca gobio chromosome 1, fCotGob3.1, whole genome shotgun sequence, a genomic segment contains:
- the LOC115006890 gene encoding fibrinogen-like protein 1, with protein MGMLRTSVAFLLHMAASLAAPMPCEEKVVLLEEQIQGLKNVINDQHRYIQELHNSQALQLERIPNSHLGPENLHGDCSEVFADGNVASGLYVIRPDGSPTSLSVYCDMNNGGGWTVFQRRRDGKESFDRAWVEYKHGFGDLYSPDGEFWLGNTLLHDLTSRGNYDLRIDMEDFEGNQRYAEYKNFKVDDEKDQYQLHVGDYTGNAGDALADVHSLPSPSLGSSGVKFSTYDQLNDGDAENDARCLRHSKSGWWFSRCDSGNLNGHYYNGPYQAMTDDGVVWYTWHGWWYSIKSVVMMVRAADLERPPPVITQ; from the exons GCCCCTATGCCGTGTGAAGAGAAGGTGGTCCTTCTGGAAGAACAGATCCAAGGTCTGAAGAACGTGATCAACGACCAGCATCGCTACATCCAGGAGCTCCACAACAGCCAGGCCCTGCAGCTGGAGCGCATACCCAACTCACATCTGGGCCCTGAGAACCTCcatggag ACTGCTCCGAGGTGTTTGCAGATGGTAACGTGGCCAGTGGGCTGTATGTGATTCGTCCAGACGGCTCTCCCACCTCACTGAGCGTCTACTGTGACATGAACAATGGAGGAGGATGGACTGTCTtccagaggaggagagatggcaAAGAGAGCTTTGACAG AGCGTGGGTGGAGTACAAGCATGGATTTGGAGACCTCTACTCCCCTGATGGAGAATTTTGGCTGGGCAATACACTTCTACACGATCTCACCTCCAgag GAAACTACGACCTGCGGATCGACATGGAGGACTTTGAGGGTAATCAGCGCTATGCAGAGTACAAGAACTTCAAAGTGGATGATGAAAAG GACCAATACCAGTTACATGTGGGAGACTACACTGGGAATGCAGGGGACGCCCTGGCTGACGTCCACAGCCTCCCCAGTCCAAGCTTGGGGTCAAGCGGGGTCAAGTTCAGCACCTATGACCAACTGAATGACGGCGACGCGGAAAACGACGCCAGGTGTCTCAGACACAGCAAGTCAGGCTGGTGGTTCAGCAG GTGTGATTCAGGCAACCTTAACGGTCACTACTACAACGGGCCGTACCAAGCGATGACCGATGACGGGGTGGTGTGGTACACATGGCATGGTTGGTGGTACTCAATCAAATCCGTTGTCATGATGGTACGAGCCGCCGACCTCGAGCGTCCACCACCGGTCATCACCCAGTGA